A single window of Pyrus communis chromosome 10, drPyrComm1.1, whole genome shotgun sequence DNA harbors:
- the LOC137748786 gene encoding uncharacterized protein isoform X3 produces the protein MKLQINHQASMASAILSLAKPSPLQPNGKHFAEFSALPKPSASLPFGRKTSNDQQMMKSKVVASQRNIACFALQESSTSTADAAAAADTSTKEVKTADQKAAAPAKPKVAAKAPMKALPQMMVEDVIPPLKAILETQDELSDIELCFQDNRLEGSFIKKGNFYSFWAFFPSGVLTGPKGFSLSSYGSGVSTVEPFLIDEKKITAKHIVFWVEKRLAAQGIIPVWN, from the exons ATGAAGCTCCAAATTAACCACCAAGCAAGCATGGCTTCGGCTATTCTTTCTCTGGCCAAACCATCTCCTCTGCAG CCAAATGGAAAACATTTTGCAGAATTCTCAGCTCTCCCGAAGCCATCAGCCAGCCTGCCTTTTGGCAGAAAGACCTCAAATGAT CAGCAAATGATGAAAAGTAAAGTGGTAGCATCTCAAAGAAATATTGCGTGCTTTGCTTTGCAAGAATCATCTACTTCCACTG ctgatgctgctgctgctgctgatacAAGTACAAAGGAGGTTAAAACAGCTGATCAAAAAGCAGCAGCTCCAGCAAAGCCTAAAGTTGCTGCAAAAGCCCCAATGAAGGCGTTACCTCAAATGATGGTGGAGGACGTTATCCCGCCGTTGAAAGCAATACTCGAAACTCAAGATGAACTCTCTGATATCGAGCTATGTTTTCAAGACAACAGG ctGGAAGGTTCCTTTATAAAGAAGGGCAATTTCTATTCGTTTTGGGCCTTCTTCCCCAGTGGAGTCCTCACAG GTCCAAAGGGGTTTTCTCTGTCTTCGTATGGCTCAGGAGTGAGCACTGTTGAGCCATTTCTCATTGATGAGAAGAAAATAACGGCAAAACATATTGTCTTTTGGGTTGAAAAGCGTTTGGCCGCTCAAGGAATCATTCCTGTCTGGAATTAG
- the LOC137748786 gene encoding uncharacterized protein isoform X4: MKLQINHQASMASAILSLAKPSPLQPNGKHFAEFSALPKPSASLPFGRKTSNDQMMKSKVVASQRNIACFALQESSTSTADAAAAADTSTKEVKTADQKAAAPAKPKVAAKAPMKALPQMMVEDVIPPLKAILETQDELSDIELCFQDNRLEGSFIKKGNFYSFWAFFPSGVLTGPKGFSLSSYGSGVSTVEPFLIDEKKITAKHIVFWVEKRLAAQGIIPVWN, translated from the exons ATGAAGCTCCAAATTAACCACCAAGCAAGCATGGCTTCGGCTATTCTTTCTCTGGCCAAACCATCTCCTCTGCAG CCAAATGGAAAACATTTTGCAGAATTCTCAGCTCTCCCGAAGCCATCAGCCAGCCTGCCTTTTGGCAGAAAGACCTCAAATGAT CAAATGATGAAAAGTAAAGTGGTAGCATCTCAAAGAAATATTGCGTGCTTTGCTTTGCAAGAATCATCTACTTCCACTG ctgatgctgctgctgctgctgatacAAGTACAAAGGAGGTTAAAACAGCTGATCAAAAAGCAGCAGCTCCAGCAAAGCCTAAAGTTGCTGCAAAAGCCCCAATGAAGGCGTTACCTCAAATGATGGTGGAGGACGTTATCCCGCCGTTGAAAGCAATACTCGAAACTCAAGATGAACTCTCTGATATCGAGCTATGTTTTCAAGACAACAGG ctGGAAGGTTCCTTTATAAAGAAGGGCAATTTCTATTCGTTTTGGGCCTTCTTCCCCAGTGGAGTCCTCACAG GTCCAAAGGGGTTTTCTCTGTCTTCGTATGGCTCAGGAGTGAGCACTGTTGAGCCATTTCTCATTGATGAGAAGAAAATAACGGCAAAACATATTGTCTTTTGGGTTGAAAAGCGTTTGGCCGCTCAAGGAATCATTCCTGTCTGGAATTAG
- the LOC137748786 gene encoding uncharacterized protein isoform X1 translates to MKLQINHQASMASAILSLAKPSPLQVQPNGKHFAEFSALPKPSASLPFGRKTSNDQQMMKSKVVASQRNIACFALQESSTSTADAAAAADTSTKEVKTADQKAAAPAKPKVAAKAPMKALPQMMVEDVIPPLKAILETQDELSDIELCFQDNRLEGSFIKKGNFYSFWAFFPSGVLTGPKGFSLSSYGSGVSTVEPFLIDEKKITAKHIVFWVEKRLAAQGIIPVWN, encoded by the exons ATGAAGCTCCAAATTAACCACCAAGCAAGCATGGCTTCGGCTATTCTTTCTCTGGCCAAACCATCTCCTCTGCAGGTTCAG CCAAATGGAAAACATTTTGCAGAATTCTCAGCTCTCCCGAAGCCATCAGCCAGCCTGCCTTTTGGCAGAAAGACCTCAAATGAT CAGCAAATGATGAAAAGTAAAGTGGTAGCATCTCAAAGAAATATTGCGTGCTTTGCTTTGCAAGAATCATCTACTTCCACTG ctgatgctgctgctgctgctgatacAAGTACAAAGGAGGTTAAAACAGCTGATCAAAAAGCAGCAGCTCCAGCAAAGCCTAAAGTTGCTGCAAAAGCCCCAATGAAGGCGTTACCTCAAATGATGGTGGAGGACGTTATCCCGCCGTTGAAAGCAATACTCGAAACTCAAGATGAACTCTCTGATATCGAGCTATGTTTTCAAGACAACAGG ctGGAAGGTTCCTTTATAAAGAAGGGCAATTTCTATTCGTTTTGGGCCTTCTTCCCCAGTGGAGTCCTCACAG GTCCAAAGGGGTTTTCTCTGTCTTCGTATGGCTCAGGAGTGAGCACTGTTGAGCCATTTCTCATTGATGAGAAGAAAATAACGGCAAAACATATTGTCTTTTGGGTTGAAAAGCGTTTGGCCGCTCAAGGAATCATTCCTGTCTGGAATTAG
- the LOC137748786 gene encoding uncharacterized protein isoform X2, protein MKLQINHQASMASAILSLAKPSPLQVQPNGKHFAEFSALPKPSASLPFGRKTSNDQMMKSKVVASQRNIACFALQESSTSTADAAAAADTSTKEVKTADQKAAAPAKPKVAAKAPMKALPQMMVEDVIPPLKAILETQDELSDIELCFQDNRLEGSFIKKGNFYSFWAFFPSGVLTGPKGFSLSSYGSGVSTVEPFLIDEKKITAKHIVFWVEKRLAAQGIIPVWN, encoded by the exons ATGAAGCTCCAAATTAACCACCAAGCAAGCATGGCTTCGGCTATTCTTTCTCTGGCCAAACCATCTCCTCTGCAGGTTCAG CCAAATGGAAAACATTTTGCAGAATTCTCAGCTCTCCCGAAGCCATCAGCCAGCCTGCCTTTTGGCAGAAAGACCTCAAATGAT CAAATGATGAAAAGTAAAGTGGTAGCATCTCAAAGAAATATTGCGTGCTTTGCTTTGCAAGAATCATCTACTTCCACTG ctgatgctgctgctgctgctgatacAAGTACAAAGGAGGTTAAAACAGCTGATCAAAAAGCAGCAGCTCCAGCAAAGCCTAAAGTTGCTGCAAAAGCCCCAATGAAGGCGTTACCTCAAATGATGGTGGAGGACGTTATCCCGCCGTTGAAAGCAATACTCGAAACTCAAGATGAACTCTCTGATATCGAGCTATGTTTTCAAGACAACAGG ctGGAAGGTTCCTTTATAAAGAAGGGCAATTTCTATTCGTTTTGGGCCTTCTTCCCCAGTGGAGTCCTCACAG GTCCAAAGGGGTTTTCTCTGTCTTCGTATGGCTCAGGAGTGAGCACTGTTGAGCCATTTCTCATTGATGAGAAGAAAATAACGGCAAAACATATTGTCTTTTGGGTTGAAAAGCGTTTGGCCGCTCAAGGAATCATTCCTGTCTGGAATTAG